A window of the Tripterygium wilfordii isolate XIE 37 chromosome 12, ASM1340144v1, whole genome shotgun sequence genome harbors these coding sequences:
- the LOC120010815 gene encoding protein MULTIPLE CHLOROPLAST DIVISION SITE 1-like, producing the protein MASIYTLQLQFLSFQPSISARKHLVSLAAEKFRAGFGRLNRARVTTESGKFLLRAIGGSNGGDQQSQDEQVKNENGTVKEDPIANFQGLLRSLPPVAFVARRQAGSSLAMAFLAATVVLVITVRVYVSRKARYSHPGSVADLVRRGQLRSDRRGISKPLKYEDPFNNPMVKVGKSNSTIEMCGKVYRLAPVILTEQEQDIHRKRRSRAYQWKRPTVFLKEGDLIPPDVDPDTIRWIPANHPFATTTSDIDEDLAQNNVYQKHGVPFRIQAEHEALQKKLETLQSDQKLNKLVIDTGSAKDFERQFKFNPKSPEPTKQNPFSNQESDSNSSRLDDGPNSFKSSSSSEETGTSDCK; encoded by the exons ccGTCGATTTCGGCTAGGAAGCACTTGGTCTCCCTTGCTGCGGAGAAATTTAGAGCCGGATTCGGTCGCTTAAACCGTGCTCGAGTGACCACCGAAAGTGGGAAGTTCCTATTGAGAGCAATTGGCGGTTCCAATGGAGGTGACCAGCAATCCCAAGATGAGCAAGTCAAGAACGAAAACGGCACCGTTAAAGAAGACCCAATTGCCAACTTTCAAGGGCTTCTTCGCTCCTTGCCTCCGGTGGCTTTTGTG GCGAGAAGGCAAGCTGGAAGTAGCTTGGCAATGGCTTTTTTGGCTGCAACTGTAGTTTTGGTTATTACTGTGAGAGTGTACGTGTCGAGGAAGGCAAGGTACAGCCATCCGGGCTCTGTGGCTGATCTTGTCAGACGTGGGCAGCTAAGATCTGATCGAAGAGGCAT CTCAAAGCCTTTGAAGTATGAAGACCCATTCAATAATCCAATGGTGAAAGTTGGCAAGAGCAATTCTACCATAGAGATGTGTGGAAAGGTTTATCGCTTGGCTCCAGTTATTCTAACAGAACAGGAGCAAGATATCCATCGGAAAAGAAGGTCACGGGCATATCAGTGGAAAAGACCTACCGTATTCCTCAAGGAAGGGGACTTGATACCTCCTGATGTCGATCCCGATACAATCCGATGGATTCCTGCAAATCATCCATTTGCAACCACTACCAGTGACATTGATGAAGATTTGGCGCAGAACAATGTATATCAAAAACATGGTGTTCCATTTCGTATTCAGGCAGAGCATGAGGCATTGCAGAAGAAACTTGAAACACTTCAAAGT gATCAAAAACTCAATAAATTAGTGATCGACACTGGCAGTGCGAAAGATTTTGAGAGACAATTCAAGTTCAATCCAAAGTCACCCGAGCCTACAAAACAGAACCCTTTTAGTAATCAAGAGAGTGATTCCAACTCTTCTAGATTGGATGATGGCCCCAATTCCTTCAAGAGCAGTTCATCATCTGAGGAAACAGGGACATCAGATTGTAAATAG